The following are encoded together in the Ralstonia insidiosa genome:
- a CDS encoding DUF72 domain-containing protein, producing the protein MTTSPPIDDLFGAPPAPSDDAAAKPPAKPKRSATRQGVQPATVSPEVAALAQRLLRGLHGLRIGTSSWSYPGWDGLVYAGEYSDSMLARKGLSAYAQHPLLRTVSIDRGFYSPIPLADYVAYAASVPEDFRFAVKATSAVCDAWIRESDGRGRMANPAFLNAEFAIRDFVDPATRGLGVRCGPLVFQLSPLGALAEDATGFVERLEAFLTALPPLDPQLNPDAVYAVELRDATLLTPRFIKMLRAAGVRYCVGLHERMPAADRQAAAVALLDEGAGGPLVVRWNLNSRYRYAQAEAAYKPFDKLVDEDPFSRETLADMAVAALAAGRKVTILVSNKAEGSSPLSCIKLAEAIAARLPADAA; encoded by the coding sequence TTGACCACCAGCCCGCCTATCGACGACCTGTTTGGCGCACCGCCCGCCCCCAGCGACGACGCGGCCGCCAAACCACCTGCCAAACCCAAGCGCTCCGCCACCCGCCAGGGTGTGCAGCCGGCCACGGTTTCACCCGAGGTGGCGGCGCTCGCGCAGCGCCTGCTGCGTGGGCTGCATGGGTTACGCATTGGCACGTCGTCGTGGTCGTACCCGGGGTGGGACGGGCTGGTGTATGCGGGCGAGTATTCGGATTCGATGCTCGCGCGCAAAGGGCTGTCGGCCTACGCACAGCATCCGCTGCTGCGCACGGTCAGCATTGACCGAGGCTTCTATTCGCCGATTCCGTTGGCGGACTACGTGGCCTACGCGGCCAGCGTGCCGGAAGATTTCCGCTTTGCCGTCAAGGCCACGTCCGCCGTATGCGATGCATGGATTCGCGAATCGGACGGACGCGGCCGCATGGCCAACCCCGCGTTCTTGAACGCAGAATTTGCGATCCGCGATTTTGTCGATCCGGCCACGCGTGGGCTCGGCGTGCGGTGCGGGCCGCTGGTGTTCCAGCTCTCGCCACTGGGCGCGCTGGCTGAAGACGCCACCGGTTTTGTGGAACGGCTCGAAGCGTTTCTGACCGCGCTGCCGCCGCTCGATCCGCAACTCAATCCGGATGCCGTTTACGCGGTGGAATTGCGCGACGCCACGCTCCTCACACCACGCTTCATCAAGATGCTGCGCGCGGCAGGCGTGCGCTACTGCGTGGGCCTGCACGAGCGCATGCCGGCGGCAGATCGGCAAGCCGCCGCCGTGGCGTTGTTGGATGAGGGTGCGGGCGGCCCGCTGGTGGTGCGCTGGAACCTGAACAGCCGCTACCGCTATGCGCAAGCCGAAGCGGCCTACAAGCCGTTCGACAAGCTCGTCGATGAAGACCCGTTCTCGCGCGAGACGCTGGCCGACATGGCGGTGGCCGCGCTGGCCGCCGGGCGCAAGGTGACGATCCTGGTCAGCAACAAGGCTGAGGGTTCGTCCCCACTGTCGTGCATCAAGCTGGCCGAAGCCATCGCCGCGCGCCTGCCGGCAGACGCGGCGTAG
- a CDS encoding SAM-dependent methyltransferase, whose translation MFFQQAIDRKLEQWIKEIRESANLPVRLRLWNGDQYELGRFDQPRVTLTVREASALPLLLSPTLNNLGEAYVQEKIDLEGKLADIINVSYGLASAAAAKSGNALARVVRHFAHTKEGDKESIQYHYDVSNDFYQLWLDQNMVYSCAYFENGDETLDEAQLKKIDHILTKIRLQPGQTLLDIGCGWGALVLRAAQKYGARCLGVTLSQNQYDLATERVRAAGLQDQIEIRIQDYRDLAGQFDRITSVGMFEHVGRKNLPGYFRRMHDLLADGGVAMNHGITSTDPDGGEAAMGGGDFIDRYVFPQGELPHISLALSAAQDGGLEALDVESLRRHYARTLEHWAERFEANGDTIRAMVGEKKYRIWRVYLAGCAHAFDADEISIFQTVLQKAGQSATSIPWSRRFIYA comes from the coding sequence ATGTTTTTTCAACAGGCGATTGACCGCAAGCTCGAGCAGTGGATCAAGGAGATCCGCGAATCTGCCAACCTCCCGGTGCGCCTGCGCCTATGGAACGGCGACCAGTACGAACTCGGCCGCTTCGACCAACCGCGCGTCACGCTCACCGTGCGCGAAGCCAGCGCCCTGCCGCTGCTGCTGTCCCCCACGCTTAACAACCTTGGTGAGGCCTACGTCCAGGAGAAGATCGACCTGGAAGGCAAACTGGCCGACATCATCAACGTGAGCTACGGCCTGGCCTCCGCGGCGGCCGCCAAGAGCGGCAACGCGCTGGCTCGCGTGGTACGCCACTTCGCGCACACGAAGGAAGGCGACAAGGAATCGATCCAGTACCACTACGACGTCTCCAACGACTTCTACCAGCTGTGGCTGGACCAGAACATGGTCTACTCCTGCGCCTACTTCGAGAACGGCGACGAAACACTCGACGAAGCGCAGCTCAAGAAGATCGACCACATCCTCACCAAAATCCGCTTGCAGCCTGGGCAAACGCTGCTCGACATCGGCTGTGGCTGGGGCGCGCTGGTGCTGCGCGCGGCGCAGAAGTACGGCGCGCGCTGTCTGGGCGTGACGCTGTCGCAAAACCAGTACGACCTCGCCACCGAACGCGTGCGCGCCGCCGGGCTGCAGGACCAGATCGAAATCCGCATCCAGGACTACCGCGACCTCGCCGGCCAGTTCGACCGCATCACCAGCGTCGGCATGTTCGAGCACGTCGGGCGCAAGAACCTGCCGGGGTACTTCCGCCGCATGCACGACCTGCTGGCCGATGGCGGTGTCGCCATGAACCACGGCATCACCTCCACCGACCCCGACGGCGGCGAGGCCGCGATGGGTGGCGGCGATTTCATCGATCGCTACGTCTTCCCGCAGGGCGAACTGCCGCATATCTCGCTGGCGCTCTCTGCCGCGCAGGACGGTGGCTTGGAAGCGCTTGACGTCGAAAGCCTGCGCCGCCACTATGCGCGCACGCTCGAGCACTGGGCCGAGCGCTTCGAGGCCAACGGCGACACCATCCGCGCGATGGTCGGCGAGAAGAAGTACCGCATCTGGCGCGTCTATCTGGCGGGCTGCGCACATGCCTTTGACGCCGACGAGATCTCGATCTTCCAGACCGTGCTGCAGAAGGCCGGCCAGTCGGCGACATCGATCCCGTGGTCGCGCCGCTTTATCTACGCGTGA
- the pdxH gene encoding pyridoxamine 5'-phosphate oxidase, with amino-acid sequence MTSIADIRTEYARASLDIADVDANPLRQFRRWFDEALKAEVAEVNAMSLATVDAHGQPSARIVLLKNLDERGFTFFTNYASHKGEELAANPHAALLFHWIGLERQVRIQGIVEKVSEAESDAYYHSRPLGSRLGAWASEQSSEVPDRATLEAREAEYRERFGDAPPRPPHWGGYRLLPACLEFWQGRPSRLHDRLEYRKQADGAWKIARLAP; translated from the coding sequence ATGACTTCCATCGCCGATATCCGCACCGAATACGCCCGCGCCTCGCTCGACATTGCCGACGTCGACGCCAACCCTCTGCGCCAGTTCCGCCGCTGGTTTGACGAAGCACTCAAGGCCGAGGTGGCCGAGGTCAACGCCATGTCGCTCGCTACGGTCGACGCGCACGGCCAGCCGTCGGCGCGCATCGTCCTGCTCAAGAACCTGGACGAGCGCGGCTTCACCTTCTTCACCAACTACGCCAGCCACAAGGGCGAGGAACTGGCCGCCAACCCGCACGCGGCGCTGCTGTTCCACTGGATTGGGCTGGAGCGCCAGGTGCGCATCCAGGGCATCGTCGAGAAAGTGTCGGAAGCCGAGAGCGATGCCTACTACCACTCGCGCCCGCTGGGCTCGCGCCTGGGTGCTTGGGCATCGGAGCAAAGCAGCGAAGTGCCTGACCGCGCCACGCTGGAGGCCCGCGAGGCCGAATACCGCGAACGCTTTGGCGATGCACCGCCGCGCCCGCCGCACTGGGGCGGTTACCGCCTGCTGCCCGCGTGCCTGGAATTCTGGCAAGGCCGTCCGTCTCGCCTGCATGACCGGCTGGAATATCGCAAGCAAGCCGACGGCGCCTGGAAGATCGCCCGCCTGGCCCCCTGA
- a CDS encoding sugar dehydrogenase complex small subunit, with product MATHSPSPEPADAPFGLTRRQWLQGTLAVAAAGLVGAQVLHAVAQAPGEPLDAFMALSQALTARPALDRAVGTRLLAALGKPGSDFVAQLRPLAQSLAAGALSEDQQKTALRILEAWYLGVVDGNVVTYEQALMYSVVSDTLVIRTYCPNQPGFWAEPPVERQA from the coding sequence ATGGCGACCCATTCTCCTTCCCCTGAACCCGCAGATGCGCCTTTCGGGTTGACGCGCCGCCAGTGGTTGCAAGGCACGCTGGCTGTTGCGGCTGCCGGGCTGGTCGGCGCGCAGGTGCTGCACGCGGTGGCGCAGGCCCCAGGTGAGCCGCTCGATGCGTTCATGGCGTTGTCACAGGCGTTGACGGCCCGGCCAGCGCTGGACCGTGCTGTCGGCACGCGCTTGCTGGCGGCGTTGGGCAAGCCGGGCAGCGACTTTGTCGCGCAGTTGCGGCCGCTGGCGCAATCGCTGGCAGCCGGTGCGCTCTCGGAAGACCAACAGAAGACCGCGTTGCGCATTCTGGAGGCGTGGTACCTGGGCGTGGTCGACGGTAACGTCGTTACGTACGAACAGGCGCTGATGTACAGCGTGGTGTCCGACACACTGGTCATCCGCACGTATTGCCCCAACCAGCCCGGCTTCTGGGCTGAGCCCCCCGTCGAGAGGCAAGCCTGA
- a CDS encoding GMC family oxidoreductase yields the protein MPDTQQADIVVVGSGVAGALVAYELARAGKSVLMLEAGPRLPRWEIVERFRNQADKMDFMAPYPSTPWAPHPEYGPPNNYLILKGEHKFNSQYIRAVGGTTWHWAASTWRFLPNDFKLRSVYGIARDWPLQYSDLERYYGRAEEALGVWGPNDEELGSPRSQPYPMTPLPLSFNERTIKEALNGYDPDFHVVTEPVARNSRPYDGRPTCCGNNNCMPICPIGAMYNGIFHVEKAEQAGARLIENAVVFKLEVGANKRIVAARYKDAKGAEHRVEGKWFVLAANGIETPKLMLMSTSQDYPKGVGNSSDMVGRNLMDHPGTGVSFYADRKLWPGRGPQEMTSLIGFRDGPFRATQAGKKLHLSNISRIEQETQRIFKEGKLIKPAELDARIRDQAARFVEFDSFHEILPLPENRIVPSATEVDAIGIPRPEITYRIDDYVKRSAVHTREVYATAAKVLGGTDVQFNDDFAPNNHITGATIMGADPKDSVVDKDCRTFDHPNLFISSSSTMPTVGTVNVTLTIAALALRIADQLKKEA from the coding sequence ATGCCCGATACTCAACAAGCCGATATCGTTGTGGTGGGTTCCGGCGTGGCCGGTGCGCTGGTGGCGTACGAGCTGGCGCGTGCCGGCAAGTCGGTGCTGATGCTCGAGGCCGGCCCGCGCCTGCCGCGCTGGGAGATCGTCGAGCGCTTCCGCAATCAGGCCGACAAGATGGATTTCATGGCGCCGTATCCGTCCACGCCGTGGGCGCCGCATCCGGAGTATGGCCCGCCCAACAACTACCTGATCCTTAAGGGCGAGCACAAATTCAACTCGCAGTACATCCGCGCGGTGGGCGGTACGACCTGGCACTGGGCGGCATCCACCTGGCGCTTTCTGCCGAATGATTTCAAGCTGCGCAGCGTGTATGGCATCGCGCGCGACTGGCCCTTGCAGTACAGCGATCTGGAGCGCTACTACGGCCGCGCAGAAGAAGCGCTTGGCGTGTGGGGGCCGAATGATGAGGAACTGGGCTCCCCACGCAGCCAGCCGTATCCGATGACGCCGCTGCCGCTGTCGTTCAATGAACGCACCATCAAGGAAGCGCTCAACGGGTACGACCCGGACTTCCACGTGGTGACCGAACCGGTCGCCCGCAACAGCCGCCCCTACGACGGCCGACCGACCTGCTGCGGCAACAACAATTGCATGCCGATCTGCCCGATCGGGGCGATGTACAACGGCATCTTCCATGTGGAGAAAGCCGAGCAGGCCGGCGCGCGGCTGATCGAAAACGCGGTGGTCTTCAAGCTGGAAGTGGGCGCCAACAAACGCATCGTGGCCGCACGCTACAAGGATGCGAAGGGCGCCGAGCACCGTGTGGAAGGCAAGTGGTTCGTGCTGGCTGCCAACGGTATCGAAACGCCCAAGCTGATGCTCATGTCCACCAGCCAGGACTATCCCAAGGGCGTGGGCAACAGCTCAGACATGGTGGGCCGCAACCTGATGGACCACCCCGGCACCGGCGTGAGCTTCTACGCCGACCGCAAACTGTGGCCGGGCCGCGGGCCGCAGGAGATGACCTCGTTGATTGGCTTTCGTGACGGGCCGTTCCGCGCCACGCAGGCGGGCAAGAAGCTGCACCTGTCGAACATCTCGCGCATTGAGCAGGAGACGCAGCGCATCTTCAAGGAAGGCAAGCTCATCAAGCCTGCCGAACTGGATGCGCGCATTCGTGACCAGGCCGCGCGCTTTGTGGAGTTCGACAGCTTTCACGAGATCCTGCCGTTGCCCGAGAATCGCATCGTGCCGAGCGCGACCGAGGTCGACGCCATCGGCATTCCTCGCCCCGAGATCACCTACCGCATCGACGACTACGTCAAACGCAGCGCCGTGCACACGCGCGAGGTCTATGCCACAGCCGCCAAGGTACTGGGCGGCACCGACGTGCAGTTCAACGACGACTTCGCGCCCAACAACCACATCACCGGCGCGACCATCATGGGGGCGGACCCGAAGGACTCCGTGGTCGACAAGGACTGCCGCACGTTCGACCACCCGAACCTGTTCATCAGCAGCAGCTCCACCATGCCCACGGTGGGCACTGTCAACGTAACGCTGACCATTGCGGCGCTGGCGTTGCGCATTGCCGATCAACTGAAAAAGGAGGCGTGA
- a CDS encoding c-type cytochrome — translation MKAIAFFLLLASVATVASAKDTPADTAQIKRGEYLAIAADCAACHTAPGGKPFAGGLPMPIPMLGTIYTSNITPDEKTGIGKWSYEDFERAVRKGVDDDGDNLYPAMPYPSYAKINDADMRDLYAYFHYGVTAVQNEPPPSTIRWPLNMRWPLKLWNLVFLKSEPYIPRGDKTPTWNRGAYLMQGLAHCGTCHTPRGFAMQEKAMDERGKGYLSGSTLAGWTAFNITSDPVSGIGAWKPEQVVQYLRTGSVPGVAQAAGPMGEAVQHSFSRMTERDILAMAEYLRTVPAVSNNLERARQDWGKPATDVTALRGKPIETTIDAARLYLGNCATCHQADGRGTPDGYYPPLLHNSTVGARDTGNLVQVILHGIERKAGDRHIGMPAFGRALSDAQLAALTNYVTRQFGDPATPQMTAEGIAKRR, via the coding sequence ATGAAAGCGATCGCCTTTTTCCTGTTGCTTGCCAGCGTGGCGACTGTCGCTTCCGCCAAGGACACACCGGCCGACACCGCGCAGATCAAGCGCGGCGAATACCTTGCCATTGCCGCGGACTGCGCCGCCTGCCACACCGCACCGGGCGGCAAGCCCTTTGCCGGCGGCTTGCCCATGCCGATCCCGATGCTGGGCACGATCTACACCAGCAACATCACGCCCGATGAGAAGACCGGGATCGGCAAATGGAGCTATGAAGATTTCGAGCGGGCTGTGCGCAAGGGCGTGGACGACGATGGCGACAACCTGTATCCGGCCATGCCGTATCCCTCGTACGCGAAGATCAACGATGCGGACATGCGCGATCTCTATGCATATTTCCACTATGGCGTGACGGCCGTGCAGAACGAACCGCCGCCCAGCACGATCCGTTGGCCACTGAACATGCGGTGGCCGCTCAAGCTATGGAACCTGGTCTTCCTCAAGAGCGAGCCGTACATCCCCAGGGGCGACAAGACGCCGACGTGGAATCGCGGTGCCTACCTGATGCAGGGTCTCGCGCATTGCGGCACGTGCCACACGCCGCGCGGCTTCGCCATGCAGGAGAAGGCGATGGACGAGCGTGGCAAGGGGTATCTGTCGGGCTCGACGCTGGCGGGTTGGACGGCGTTCAACATCACGTCTGACCCCGTCAGCGGCATTGGGGCGTGGAAACCCGAGCAGGTCGTGCAGTACCTGCGCACTGGCAGCGTGCCGGGCGTGGCGCAGGCAGCCGGGCCGATGGGCGAGGCGGTGCAGCACAGCTTCTCGCGCATGACTGAACGCGACATCCTGGCGATGGCGGAGTACCTGCGCACCGTGCCCGCCGTCAGCAACAACCTGGAGCGCGCGCGGCAGGACTGGGGCAAGCCCGCCACCGATGTGACCGCGCTGCGCGGCAAGCCGATCGAAACCACCATCGACGCCGCACGCCTGTATCTCGGCAACTGCGCCACCTGCCATCAAGCCGATGGGCGTGGCACCCCCGACGGCTACTACCCGCCGTTGCTGCATAACTCCACGGTGGGGGCGCGGGACACGGGCAATCTGGTGCAGGTGATCCTGCATGGCATCGAGCGCAAAGCGGGGGACCGGCACATCGGCATGCCCGCGTTCGGGCGCGCGTTGTCGGACGCGCAACTCGCCGCCCTCACGAACTACGTGACGCGGCAGTTTGGCGATCCGGCCACGCCGCAGATGACGGCAGAGGGGATTGCGAAGCGACGCTGA
- a CDS encoding AsmA family protein: MRTSGKLALGLVLSPVVIGAAAVIFVLTFDWNRAKPYLNDHVSQAIGRAFAINGDLMLTWKKPEGETGWRAYVPWPRLIANDITVGNPDWTKQPHVATIHQLTFVLEALPLLAHRIVIPSVTLDTPAIALERDKQNRNNWTFDLAGGNDNKPSDWKLELREIAFSKGALALDDDLKRIHLAATIDTVDNQALYTAANGTAIQGSEQPAMAPTAPGMAASGAAANAPVTPDPEQPYGIAWTVKGTYNNAAINGSGKAGGVLRLQDAKRPYPLQADVTVGKTRIDLAGTLTNPSSLAALDLRLHLSGASMAQLYPLTGVVLPDTPPFDTRGRLIGELRKQGSSWRYEKFTGRVGGSDLGGTLTFAMREPRPQLTGELVSHQLLFADLAPIIGADSNASKAKRADPSAEPGDSKTVRQPADKVLPVEPFRTDRWNAIDADVKFTGERIVHSADLPIDHLVTHVKLQDAVLTLDPLNFGIAGGTLTSNIQLDGHATPMQARAALAARHFKIKQLFPNIESMRASVGEINGDARLSATGNSVAALLGSSNGEMKVLVEQGTISKFILEAMGLNVGNVILTKLFGDKQVTINCAAGDFAVSDGLAQARTFVVDTQDAVIDVTGTTNFKQEALDFTIHPDSKGLRVFSLRTPLYVKGTYKHPDVSINPAVVALRAGGAVALAFAAPIAAVLPVLELKPAPDSPCGKLLADVRQRPTAPPPGKTYRSKNPGRTPDGALKSAQPAPRTSTTPSRDPMTSGG; encoded by the coding sequence ATGCGAACCTCCGGCAAACTTGCCCTCGGACTGGTCCTCTCGCCCGTTGTCATCGGGGCGGCAGCAGTCATCTTTGTGCTGACGTTCGACTGGAACCGCGCCAAACCGTACTTGAACGACCATGTCTCGCAAGCCATCGGCCGCGCATTCGCCATCAACGGCGACCTGATGCTGACGTGGAAGAAGCCCGAAGGCGAAACCGGTTGGCGTGCTTATGTGCCCTGGCCGCGCCTGATTGCCAACGACATCACCGTCGGCAATCCGGATTGGACCAAGCAGCCGCACGTGGCGACGATCCACCAGCTCACCTTCGTGCTGGAAGCACTGCCGCTGCTGGCGCACCGCATCGTCATCCCGAGTGTCACGCTGGATACGCCGGCCATTGCACTGGAGCGCGACAAGCAGAACCGCAACAACTGGACGTTCGACCTCGCTGGCGGCAACGATAACAAGCCATCTGACTGGAAGCTGGAACTGCGCGAGATTGCCTTCAGCAAGGGCGCGCTGGCGCTGGATGACGACCTCAAGCGCATCCACCTAGCCGCCACGATCGACACAGTCGACAACCAGGCGCTGTACACGGCTGCGAATGGCACGGCCATCCAGGGCAGCGAGCAACCGGCGATGGCACCGACGGCCCCGGGCATGGCTGCGTCAGGTGCGGCAGCCAATGCGCCTGTCACGCCCGATCCTGAACAGCCGTATGGCATCGCCTGGACGGTCAAGGGCACCTACAACAATGCCGCCATCAACGGCAGCGGCAAGGCCGGCGGCGTGCTGCGCCTGCAGGATGCCAAGCGCCCCTATCCGTTGCAGGCCGACGTGACGGTCGGCAAGACCCGCATCGACCTGGCCGGCACGCTGACCAACCCCTCCAGCCTTGCGGCACTGGACCTGCGGCTGCACCTGTCGGGCGCCAGCATGGCGCAACTGTATCCGCTCACGGGCGTGGTGCTGCCCGACACGCCGCCGTTCGACACGCGCGGCCGGCTGATCGGCGAATTGCGCAAGCAGGGTTCCAGCTGGCGCTACGAGAAATTCACCGGCCGCGTGGGCGGCTCGGACCTGGGCGGCACCCTCACCTTTGCGATGCGTGAGCCGCGCCCGCAACTGACCGGCGAGCTTGTCTCGCATCAGTTGCTGTTTGCCGACCTGGCCCCGATCATCGGCGCCGACTCCAACGCCAGCAAGGCCAAACGCGCTGACCCTAGCGCAGAACCAGGCGACAGTAAAACCGTCCGCCAGCCGGCTGACAAAGTGCTGCCGGTCGAGCCCTTCCGCACCGACCGCTGGAACGCCATCGACGCCGACGTGAAGTTCACCGGCGAGCGCATCGTCCACAGCGCCGACCTGCCAATCGACCACTTGGTCACGCACGTCAAGCTGCAAGACGCGGTGCTCACGCTCGACCCGCTCAACTTCGGCATTGCGGGCGGCACGCTCACCTCCAACATCCAGCTCGATGGTCACGCCACGCCGATGCAGGCACGCGCGGCATTGGCAGCGCGGCATTTCAAGATCAAGCAGCTGTTCCCGAACATCGAATCGATGCGCGCCAGCGTAGGCGAGATCAACGGCGATGCGCGCCTATCCGCTACCGGCAACTCGGTTGCCGCCCTGCTCGGCTCGTCCAACGGCGAGATGAAGGTGCTCGTGGAGCAAGGCACGATCAGCAAGTTCATCCTCGAAGCGATGGGGCTAAACGTCGGGAACGTGATCCTCACCAAGCTCTTTGGCGACAAGCAGGTCACCATCAACTGCGCGGCCGGCGACTTTGCGGTGAGCGACGGGTTGGCGCAGGCGCGAACCTTTGTGGTGGACACGCAGGATGCGGTGATCGACGTGACCGGCACGACGAACTTCAAGCAGGAGGCGCTGGACTTCACCATCCATCCGGACTCGAAGGGGTTGCGCGTGTTTTCGCTGCGTACGCCGCTGTACGTGAAGGGTACGTACAAGCATCCGGATGTGTCGATCAACCCGGCCGTGGTGGCGCTGCGCGCAGGCGGCGCGGTGGCGCTGGCGTTTGCGGCCCCCATTGCGGCAGTGTTGCCGGTGCTGGAACTCAAGCCTGCACCGGACAGCCCGTGCGGCAAACTGCTGGCAGACGTACGCCAGCGCCCCACGGCCCCGCCGCCGGGCAAGACCTATCGCAGCAAGAACCCGGGGCGTACACCCGATGGCGCGTTGAAATCCGCGCAGCCTGCCCCTCGCACAAGCACAACGCCATCGCGCGATCCGATGACGAGCGGCGGTTGA
- the tcdA gene encoding tRNA cyclic N6-threonylcarbamoyladenosine(37) synthase TcdA — protein MSQVAISAPAHPPILDDEYARRFGGVARLYGPNALERFAAAHVCVIGIGGVGSWVAEALARCGIGKLTLIDLDHIAVSNTNRQIHALGDAYGMAKVDAMAERILQINPRAEISRIDDFVTVENVEALLGHPFDYVIDAIDAVKVKTAILAFCKRTGKRVVTCGAAGGQLDPTRIRVTDLTRTIQDPLLAKVRGNLRRQHGFAKNPKTKFGIDAVFSDEPLRYPEPEQQACAIDLPVESSHAGIDDLAAAGEIEVVNAPPAPQPSQGPQGLACAGFGSSVCVTAVFGMVAASTALRAIAAI, from the coding sequence ATGAGCCAAGTAGCAATCAGCGCGCCCGCGCACCCTCCCATCCTGGATGACGAATATGCACGCCGCTTTGGCGGTGTCGCGCGCCTGTATGGCCCCAACGCGCTGGAGCGCTTTGCGGCGGCACACGTGTGTGTGATCGGCATCGGCGGCGTGGGTTCGTGGGTGGCGGAAGCGTTGGCGCGATGCGGCATCGGCAAGCTCACGCTGATCGACCTCGACCACATTGCCGTGTCCAACACCAACCGCCAGATTCACGCGCTGGGCGATGCCTACGGTATGGCCAAGGTCGACGCCATGGCCGAGCGCATCCTGCAGATCAACCCACGTGCCGAGATCAGCCGCATCGACGATTTCGTCACCGTGGAAAACGTCGAGGCCTTGCTCGGTCACCCGTTTGACTACGTGATCGACGCCATTGATGCGGTGAAGGTGAAGACGGCCATCCTCGCGTTCTGCAAGCGCACCGGCAAACGCGTGGTGACCTGCGGTGCTGCCGGTGGGCAACTGGACCCGACGCGCATTCGCGTGACCGATCTCACGCGCACGATTCAGGACCCGCTGCTGGCCAAGGTGCGCGGCAACCTGCGCCGCCAGCATGGCTTTGCGAAGAATCCCAAGACGAAATTCGGCATCGATGCCGTGTTCTCGGATGAGCCGCTGCGCTATCCGGAACCCGAACAGCAGGCCTGCGCGATCGACCTGCCGGTCGAATCGAGCCACGCCGGCATTGATGATCTGGCCGCGGCCGGGGAAATCGAAGTCGTCAACGCCCCGCCCGCACCTCAGCCGTCGCAAGGCCCGCAAGGGTTGGCTTGTGCGGGCTTCGGCTCGTCGGTGTGCGTGACGGCGGTGTTCGGGATGGTGGCGGCATCGACGGCGCTGCGTGCGATCGCCGCAATCTGA
- a CDS encoding thioredoxin family protein → MKIVNDASFQSDVIDASQSKPVVVCFAAEWSHPSQCAVASLEKMESSYAGRATFVTMDFDENEGTAAKYGVSVMPAFVLFTNSQPRSGWSGRYADQIQEKLDQLLPH, encoded by the coding sequence ATGAAGATCGTCAACGATGCTTCGTTTCAATCAGACGTGATCGACGCCTCGCAAAGCAAGCCCGTGGTGGTGTGCTTTGCCGCCGAGTGGAGCCACCCCAGCCAGTGTGCGGTGGCCAGCCTGGAAAAGATGGAGTCGAGCTACGCCGGGCGCGCCACGTTCGTCACCATGGACTTTGACGAGAACGAAGGCACCGCAGCCAAGTACGGCGTATCGGTCATGCCAGCGTTTGTGCTGTTCACCAACAGCCAGCCGCGCAGCGGATGGTCGGGGCGCTACGCGGATCAGATCCAGGAAAAACTGGACCAGCTCCTGCCCCACTAG
- a CDS encoding bacteriohemerythrin, with amino-acid sequence MPVIEWSEALQLGDAATDANHAEFCALLNTVADASDADFIAALDAFIAHTEVHFGEENTWMDAAEFPPRHCHRGEHDNVLALCREVRKRAAAGEMELGRRLVAELPEWFAQHVDVMDRMMTTYLAQMGNPMGTIEHAG; translated from the coding sequence ATGCCCGTGATCGAATGGTCTGAGGCGCTCCAGCTTGGAGACGCCGCCACCGACGCCAACCACGCCGAGTTCTGCGCGCTGCTCAACACCGTGGCCGACGCGTCGGACGCCGACTTCATCGCCGCACTCGACGCCTTCATCGCGCATACCGAAGTCCACTTCGGCGAAGAAAATACCTGGATGGACGCAGCGGAGTTTCCTCCGCGCCATTGCCATCGCGGCGAGCACGACAACGTGCTGGCGCTGTGCCGTGAAGTGCGCAAGCGTGCCGCTGCGGGCGAGATGGAACTGGGGCGCCGTCTGGTGGCGGAGCTGCCCGAGTGGTTTGCCCAGCACGTGGATGTGATGGACCGCATGATGACGACGTATCTCGCACAAATGGGCAACCCGATGGGCACCATCGAGCACGCTGGCTGA